The following proteins are encoded in a genomic region of Rhizobium sp. CCGE531:
- a CDS encoding D-alanyl-D-alanine carboxypeptidase gives MQAESDLVSRLVLSVSSSQTGKILARALLGFSIATATVTVTTDANAAGTKYAGIVIDANTGNVLYSENADTLHYPASLTKMMTVYLTFEALEAGRITLDTPVVFSRNAAAQAPTKLGIGAGHSVTVREAILGIVTKSANDAAMGLGEMLGGSEEGFARLMNDKARALGMTRTTYRNPNGLPNTAQMTTARDQARLGVALREHFPQYYGFFSETSFRLGSRVIPGHNRLIGSVRGVDGIKTGYTRAAGYNLATSVKIDGRSIVGVVLGGASTPARDNQMRKLIAEYLPVASTKHIASNVIAQAPAATPNLQAASARMADMGRAKIKDDETAEATDTHPSSAAAFAAVAPQSSNPLLSAKPVQRPSSEEVASVATSDDGDEDEVDTVTTASTKADTKLVKLQQADKSEKVAKAAKAEREPAGWVVQIGVSPSKNGASDLLDTAKSKGGKALRSAKPYAVAFDGGYRARFGGFEDQGAALNACKALKRAGVKCWASME, from the coding sequence ATGCAAGCAGAGAGTGATTTAGTGTCCAGATTAGTTCTTTCCGTTTCATCGTCTCAAACCGGTAAGATTCTGGCGAGAGCGCTTCTTGGCTTTTCGATCGCGACGGCAACAGTCACCGTGACGACGGATGCGAATGCTGCTGGCACGAAATATGCGGGTATCGTCATCGATGCGAATACCGGCAACGTTCTCTACAGCGAAAACGCCGACACGCTCCACTATCCCGCCTCCTTGACCAAGATGATGACGGTCTACCTGACCTTCGAGGCGCTGGAGGCTGGACGCATCACCCTCGATACTCCCGTCGTCTTCTCCAGGAATGCCGCGGCCCAGGCGCCGACGAAGCTTGGGATTGGCGCTGGCCATTCCGTGACCGTTCGCGAGGCCATCCTCGGCATCGTCACCAAATCCGCCAATGACGCCGCCATGGGGCTTGGCGAAATGCTTGGCGGTTCAGAGGAAGGCTTTGCCCGATTGATGAACGACAAGGCGCGCGCGCTCGGCATGACGCGCACGACCTATCGTAATCCGAACGGTCTGCCCAATACTGCCCAGATGACGACCGCACGTGATCAAGCCCGCCTCGGCGTGGCTCTGCGCGAACATTTCCCGCAATATTACGGCTTCTTCTCCGAGACGAGCTTCCGCCTCGGCAGCCGGGTCATTCCTGGCCACAACCGCTTGATCGGCTCCGTACGGGGTGTTGACGGCATCAAGACCGGTTACACCCGCGCGGCTGGCTATAATCTGGCGACTTCGGTGAAGATCGATGGGCGCTCCATTGTCGGCGTCGTCCTGGGCGGCGCCTCGACGCCGGCCCGCGACAATCAGATGCGCAAGCTGATCGCGGAATATCTGCCTGTCGCGTCGACGAAACATATCGCTTCGAATGTTATCGCGCAGGCGCCGGCCGCGACGCCCAATCTCCAGGCCGCCAGCGCGCGCATGGCCGACATGGGCCGCGCGAAAATCAAGGACGACGAGACGGCGGAAGCCACCGATACGCATCCCTCCAGCGCGGCTGCCTTTGCTGCTGTTGCGCCTCAATCCAGCAATCCGTTGCTGTCGGCAAAGCCCGTCCAGCGCCCCTCTTCCGAGGAAGTCGCTTCTGTTGCGACTTCGGACGACGGCGATGAGGACGAAGTCGATACCGTGACGACGGCATCGACGAAGGCCGATACCAAGCTCGTTAAGCTGCAGCAGGCCGATAAGTCTGAAAAGGTAGCAAAGGCCGCCAAAGCTGAGCGCGAGCCGGCCGGCTGGGTCGTTCAGATCGGCGTTTCCCCGAGCAAGAACGGCGCGAGCGACCTGCTCGATACGGCGAAAAGCAAGGGTGGCAAGGCGCTTCGCTCGGCCAAACCCTACGCGGTCGCCTTCGATGGTGGCTATCGCGCCCGTTTCGGCGGCTTCGAAGATCAAGGCGCGGCACTCAATGCCTGCAAGGCGCTCAAGCGTGCCGGCGTGAAGTGCTGGGCAAGCATGGAATAG
- a CDS encoding DUF1489 family protein, whose protein sequence is MALHLIKLCVGADSIEDLREWVSERAMNAIAAGLEPHTTHTTRMVPKRVEELLDGGSLYWVIKGQVQARQKLLGIETFTDAEGIHRCRLILDPSVIETTGQPRRPFQGWRYLPQDDVPRDLDSLGAAAELPADLRRELSELGLL, encoded by the coding sequence ATGGCTTTGCATCTCATCAAATTATGCGTCGGCGCGGATTCGATTGAGGATTTGCGCGAATGGGTCTCCGAGCGGGCGATGAACGCCATTGCCGCCGGCCTGGAGCCGCATACGACCCATACGACACGCATGGTGCCGAAACGAGTCGAGGAGCTGCTGGACGGCGGCTCGCTCTATTGGGTGATCAAAGGACAGGTGCAGGCAAGGCAGAAACTGCTTGGGATCGAGACCTTCACCGACGCGGAAGGTATTCATCGCTGCCGGCTCATTCTCGATCCGAGCGTCATCGAAACCACCGGCCAGCCTCGGCGTCCTTTTCAAGGCTGGCGTTATCTGCCGCAAGACGATGTGCCCCGCGACCTCGACAGCTTAGGCGCTGCCGCCGAGTTGCCCGCCGATCTTCGGCGGGAGCTCTCTGAACTCGGATTGCTTTAG